One segment of Yersinia kristensenii DNA contains the following:
- a CDS encoding class I SAM-dependent methyltransferase: MGTAVVRELSAAGHQVLGLTRSQQGADSLAAAGVEAHLGDIEDFNSLQRGADLADAVIHTAFNHDFFTFVANCARDRQAIEAMGAALKGSQRPLIITSGVGMGAIGANTLAVEDYFNSAHSNPRKASELVGIAVTQHPGWHFTGVDPSPDMLAICAEKLQREGLSNRCTLIEGYLDDVPVSGDYDVALCLLVIHFIQDAQRLGIYSQMNAQLAPGGRMIAAEIAGDMQADDFDEKMAMWAAMHSVASNTERDAQEIKAQLRERLLLLAPEQTEQLIAASGFNPPQRFFQSLLIHGWTAKKQKTSR; the protein is encoded by the coding sequence ATTGGTACAGCCGTGGTCCGTGAACTGTCAGCCGCTGGGCATCAGGTTCTTGGGCTGACACGAAGTCAACAGGGCGCAGATTCGCTTGCCGCCGCAGGTGTCGAGGCACATCTTGGCGATATTGAAGATTTTAATAGTTTACAACGTGGCGCGGATTTAGCGGACGCGGTGATCCACACCGCTTTCAACCACGACTTTTTCACTTTTGTGGCGAATTGTGCAAGAGACCGACAGGCGATCGAGGCCATGGGTGCAGCGCTGAAAGGATCGCAGCGACCACTGATCATCACCTCCGGTGTTGGTATGGGGGCGATCGGAGCTAATACTTTGGCGGTTGAAGATTATTTCAATTCCGCTCACTCAAACCCGCGTAAGGCGTCGGAACTGGTCGGTATTGCTGTTACCCAGCATCCCGGCTGGCACTTCACCGGTGTCGATCCTTCGCCTGATATGCTCGCTATCTGTGCTGAGAAATTGCAACGCGAAGGCCTTAGCAACCGATGCACCCTAATTGAAGGCTATCTGGATGATGTGCCCGTCAGTGGTGACTATGATGTCGCCCTGTGTTTGTTAGTCATCCATTTTATTCAGGATGCTCAGCGTCTGGGAATTTATTCACAGATGAACGCTCAGTTGGCTCCAGGTGGAAGAATGATCGCGGCTGAAATTGCCGGAGATATGCAAGCTGATGATTTTGATGAAAAAATGGCGATGTGGGCAGCAATGCATTCTGTTGCCAGCAACACTGAGCGTGATGCACAAGAAATCAAAGCGCAGTTGCGTGAGCGTTTGTTGTTATTGGCTCCGGAACAAACCGAGCAGTTAATCGCCGCGTCCGGTTTTAATCCGCCACAGCGCTTCTTCCAGTCGTTACTGATTCATGGCTGGACGGCGAAAAAGCAAAAAACCAGCCGTTAA
- a CDS encoding RNA polymerase sigma factor, with protein sequence MPAFEKYYTELYRFINRKLRNRDHAEDLAQETFIRALTVPLPIRSHRSLLYRIARNLLIDHYRRPDTHIHEPSEEADESDFAAPSYLQPYELIEESQYNALMTQTIEALPPRCREAFILHRFDGLSQKEVASQMGISINMVEKHIIRAMLACRVSNESWQQQEWRDKKVGKKSEDDRHE encoded by the coding sequence GTGCCTGCTTTCGAAAAGTATTATACTGAATTATATCGATTTATTAATCGGAAGCTGCGCAACCGCGATCATGCGGAGGACTTGGCCCAAGAAACTTTTATTCGGGCGTTGACGGTACCCCTGCCGATTCGCTCTCACCGCAGTTTGCTGTATCGCATCGCCCGCAATTTGCTGATTGACCACTACCGCCGCCCCGATACTCATATTCATGAACCCTCGGAAGAAGCCGATGAGTCAGATTTTGCTGCTCCGTCTTATCTTCAACCTTACGAATTAATTGAAGAAAGTCAGTATAATGCTTTAATGACCCAAACTATTGAGGCTCTGCCTCCCCGCTGCCGTGAAGCTTTTATCCTGCATCGATTTGATGGATTGTCACAAAAAGAGGTCGCCAGCCAGATGGGAATATCCATCAATATGGTCGAGAAGCATATTATTCGAGCAATGCTGGCTTGCCGAGTGAGTAACGAAAGTTGGCAGCAACAAGAATGGCGCGACAAGAAAGTCGGCAAAAAAAGTGAGGATGATCGCCATGAATAA
- a CDS encoding FecR family protein has product MNNSNDQYLVADEQALHWLTKQQNRLSAREQRQFEEWLLQGENAARYQQMEQLWQTVGQLPKENIAQLRSSLPSKASPATQSFFRRWSPFSAAPRLLGPLLLGLMLLVLIWPASQWLAPPSMTALVQTARGETKQLTLPDGTLLTLDADTQLQVAYYPQRREVTMSKGQAYFQVRHLADQPFIVLSGPSRLTVLGTEFGVRYIPHSMSGNGVAVEVSSGAVRVGQRTWWENTFWRAMAKLRFATEDSHILVLRASQRAISDVNGKLTRQPSATTGVIADWRQSRVVFDSTPLDLALAEFARYGDMPYRLGDSKVAAMRISGSFDVHRIDSFVHVLPKVLPVKLTTQSGKTQIQAR; this is encoded by the coding sequence ATGAATAACAGCAATGATCAGTATTTGGTGGCAGACGAGCAAGCATTACACTGGCTAACAAAACAACAAAATAGATTATCAGCCCGTGAGCAGCGACAGTTTGAAGAGTGGTTATTGCAGGGCGAAAATGCGGCTCGTTATCAGCAAATGGAGCAACTTTGGCAAACTGTTGGCCAGTTGCCAAAAGAGAACATTGCACAACTGCGTAGCTCCTTGCCGAGTAAAGCTTCCCCTGCCACTCAATCCTTTTTCCGGCGCTGGTCGCCGTTCTCCGCAGCACCGCGGTTATTAGGGCCGCTATTATTAGGGCTAATGTTATTGGTGCTGATTTGGCCCGCTAGCCAGTGGCTTGCTCCTCCATCAATGACCGCGTTGGTTCAAACCGCACGTGGAGAAACCAAACAGCTGACTCTTCCTGACGGCACCTTGCTCACTCTTGATGCGGATACCCAACTACAAGTTGCTTATTATCCCCAGCGCCGAGAAGTGACCATGAGTAAGGGCCAGGCCTATTTTCAAGTCCGCCATCTTGCTGATCAGCCTTTTATTGTGCTGAGCGGGCCGTCACGTTTGACGGTTTTAGGCACCGAGTTTGGCGTTCGCTATATTCCGCATTCGATGAGCGGCAACGGTGTGGCAGTTGAAGTCAGCAGCGGTGCGGTGCGTGTTGGGCAGCGCACCTGGTGGGAAAATACCTTCTGGCGCGCGATGGCTAAGCTGCGGTTTGCCACGGAGGACAGCCACATACTGGTGTTACGCGCCTCCCAGCGGGCAATAAGTGATGTCAACGGCAAGCTGACTCGCCAGCCATCAGCTACCACCGGAGTTATCGCGGATTGGCGGCAATCACGGGTCGTTTTCGATAGTACACCGCTAGATTTGGCCTTAGCCGAGTTCGCCCGCTACGGCGACATGCCTTACCGCCTCGGGGACAGTAAAGTAGCGGCAATGCGTATCAGTGGGAGTTTTGATGTGCACCGTATTGATAGCTTTGTTCATGTACTGCCGAAAGTCCTCCCGGTGAAACTCACGACTCAGTCGGGCAAAACGCAAATACAGGCGCGTTGA
- a CDS encoding TonB-dependent siderophore receptor: protein MTLFTLYQSARVRSGMAAVTLGVFSPMVMSAATLSVSLPAQPLIASLNAVAQQNGVQLIVTPELVAQKTAPALQGNMTLQMALQRLLSGSGLSFNIENGTVIITRLSASADTLTVTAQSGANSTVPQQSNSATKTDTPLLKVPQSVSVITRERMDQQNVQSVTEALRYVPGVKTETYGVDPKGYDWIYIRGFNALTTNDYRDGLRQLNNSYSYFRTEPYALERIDIVRGPSSTLFGLGDAGGIVNRISKQPSAKSVHEVETELGNFNRRQVRFDTTDKIDDDGHYLYRLIGVARDSDTQFKYHNGPSVEDNRVYLAPSLTWLPNADTSLTLRADYLRDTSGGTVAVLTKPGGIVTDTLLGDYSYNHFQQEQFTVGYELNHQVNDVVQVRQNVRYGQTDTILNNLLPGAIDFDKGTVSRNAIRFDEHMRAFNIDNQLQADFATASIEHTLLVGLDYSRMEGNAKRFGAAAPALNIYHPVYGLPIADPTYALNNNDQTTAQLGLYMQDQISLTPKWLVTLGGRHDDVSMSTVNNLKTTTSWVDKGVWTGRAGLTYLADNGLAPYISYAESFVPNSGVDSKNHTFDPSEAHQYEIGVKYQPDSNLLMTLAAFDITKTNVLTNEIVNNVATGYLVAAGEVNSRGIEAETTMKLTQNLDLLASYTYTSTEITKSNNGDRGKQQANVPKHMASTWLSYGFHQGIFDGLQLSSGVRYVGSMYGDNANTIEVKNFALVDAGAKYQVNQHVAVGFNVQNLLNHSYVGTCDDATSCYPGQERTFVGSLKYSF from the coding sequence ATGACTCTTTTTACGCTTTATCAGAGTGCTCGCGTGAGGTCCGGTATGGCAGCCGTCACGTTGGGCGTCTTTTCACCGATGGTAATGAGTGCTGCCACGTTGTCAGTTTCGCTACCAGCCCAGCCATTAATCGCCTCACTCAATGCCGTGGCACAGCAGAACGGCGTACAACTGATCGTGACGCCGGAATTGGTGGCACAGAAAACGGCTCCCGCACTGCAAGGCAATATGACTCTCCAGATGGCATTGCAGAGGCTATTAAGCGGCAGCGGTCTGAGCTTTAATATAGAAAATGGCACGGTGATTATCACGCGCCTGTCGGCCTCCGCCGATACCCTGACAGTGACTGCGCAATCTGGGGCTAACAGCACAGTGCCGCAGCAAAGCAACTCCGCCACCAAAACCGATACGCCGCTGCTAAAAGTGCCTCAGTCTGTTTCGGTCATTACCCGCGAACGTATGGACCAACAAAATGTGCAAAGTGTTACAGAAGCGCTGCGCTATGTTCCGGGTGTCAAAACTGAAACCTACGGTGTTGACCCCAAAGGTTATGATTGGATTTACATTCGCGGATTCAATGCTCTGACCACCAATGATTATCGCGACGGTTTACGCCAACTCAATAATAGTTATAGCTATTTCCGCACTGAGCCTTATGCCCTCGAACGTATTGATATTGTCCGTGGCCCGTCATCGACCCTGTTTGGTCTTGGCGATGCTGGCGGTATTGTTAACCGCATCAGCAAGCAACCATCGGCGAAGAGCGTGCATGAGGTAGAAACCGAGTTAGGTAACTTTAATCGCCGACAAGTGCGGTTTGATACCACTGATAAAATTGATGATGATGGCCATTATCTCTATCGCCTGATCGGAGTCGCCCGTGACAGTGATACCCAATTTAAGTATCACAATGGGCCGAGTGTGGAGGATAACCGCGTCTATCTGGCCCCGTCATTAACCTGGTTGCCTAATGCCGATACCAGTTTGACCCTCCGAGCAGATTATCTACGGGACACCTCTGGCGGCACGGTTGCAGTGCTGACTAAGCCAGGCGGCATAGTGACCGACACACTGCTTGGCGATTACAGCTACAACCACTTCCAGCAAGAACAGTTCACCGTAGGTTATGAGTTAAATCATCAAGTTAATGATGTTGTCCAGGTTCGCCAGAATGTGCGTTATGGGCAGACAGACACCATTTTGAATAACTTGTTACCGGGCGCAATTGATTTTGATAAAGGCACTGTATCGCGCAACGCAATCCGCTTTGACGAGCATATGAGAGCTTTTAACATTGATAACCAGTTGCAGGCGGATTTTGCTACCGCCTCCATTGAGCATACTTTGTTAGTCGGCCTTGATTACAGCCGTATGGAGGGGAATGCGAAGCGCTTTGGCGCGGCGGCCCCTGCGCTGAATATTTATCACCCGGTTTATGGTTTGCCAATTGCTGACCCTACCTATGCCCTGAACAATAATGACCAAACCACTGCGCAGTTGGGCCTGTATATGCAGGATCAAATATCGCTAACGCCGAAGTGGCTGGTAACACTGGGCGGGCGTCATGATGATGTGAGCATGAGCACGGTTAATAATCTGAAAACCACCACCAGTTGGGTAGACAAAGGGGTATGGACTGGGCGCGCGGGCTTAACCTACCTCGCTGATAATGGGCTTGCGCCTTATATCAGCTACGCCGAATCTTTCGTCCCCAACAGCGGCGTGGACAGCAAAAACCACACCTTTGATCCGAGTGAAGCGCATCAATATGAAATAGGTGTTAAATATCAGCCAGATAGCAATCTGTTGATGACCCTTGCCGCATTCGATATTACCAAAACCAACGTGCTGACTAATGAAATAGTCAACAATGTCGCGACCGGTTATCTGGTGGCCGCGGGAGAAGTGAATTCGCGCGGTATTGAAGCAGAAACGACCATGAAACTGACGCAAAATCTGGATTTACTGGCGTCCTATACCTACACCAGCACCGAAATCACCAAAAGTAACAATGGCGATCGTGGCAAGCAGCAGGCCAATGTTCCTAAACATATGGCATCAACCTGGCTGAGCTATGGGTTCCATCAGGGGATTTTTGATGGTTTGCAGCTCAGTTCTGGTGTGCGCTATGTCGGTAGCATGTATGGTGACAACGCCAATACCATTGAGGTCAAGAATTTCGCGCTGGTTGATGCTGGAGCCAAATACCAGGTAAATCAGCATGTTGCCGTAGGCTTCAATGTCCAGAACCTGTTAAACCACAGCTATGTGGGAACCTGCGATGACGCCACCAGCTGTTATCCGGGGCAAGAGCGCACCTTTGTCGGTTCGCTAAAATATAGCTTCTGA
- a CDS encoding ABC transporter substrate-binding protein, producing the protein MHLSRRHCLKILLALPLINSSLAMAAPSNKRIVAINWLAAETLLSLGIVPLAVSDSEYFRRRINTPPLPEGVLDIGPFWEPNIELLSALKPSLIFSDFLAPALLDNLRRVATVQVVSVYPSVIDVWQGLTQFTAQLGQQLQIESAAARFIQEASTAIEHCRQQLSHIKSQRILVVVRSQDGQYATVYGRNSLADAVLHQLGMSNAWIQPVSAMGTANVGIEKLASLPVDKLLYTELPTTLTQVSRLRQADGLWQRLPLVAQNKTREMSHIFPFGGLATAVNLAQNITAAILESHPS; encoded by the coding sequence ATGCACTTAAGCCGTCGTCATTGTTTGAAAATATTATTGGCACTGCCATTAATAAATTCATCTTTGGCGATGGCTGCGCCCTCTAATAAACGTATCGTCGCGATTAACTGGCTGGCAGCAGAAACCCTGCTGTCGCTGGGTATCGTTCCATTGGCCGTTTCCGATAGTGAATATTTTCGTCGGCGTATTAACACGCCCCCGTTACCCGAGGGCGTGTTAGACATTGGGCCGTTCTGGGAACCTAACATTGAGCTGTTGAGCGCGCTCAAACCTTCTTTGATTTTCAGTGATTTCCTTGCTCCGGCCTTGCTGGATAACCTACGCCGCGTAGCCACAGTGCAGGTGGTGAGCGTCTATCCGTCGGTTATTGATGTCTGGCAAGGGCTGACTCAGTTTACCGCCCAATTAGGGCAGCAATTGCAAATCGAAAGCGCTGCGGCGCGGTTCATACAAGAAGCCAGTACCGCGATAGAGCACTGTCGCCAGCAGTTGAGCCACATAAAAAGCCAGCGCATTTTGGTGGTGGTTCGCAGTCAGGATGGTCAATATGCCACGGTTTATGGCCGTAATAGTTTGGCAGATGCAGTATTACATCAGCTAGGGATGAGCAACGCCTGGATACAGCCGGTCAGCGCCATGGGCACGGCCAATGTGGGTATCGAGAAACTGGCGTCATTGCCGGTCGATAAACTGCTCTATACCGAGCTTCCCACCACATTGACACAGGTTTCGCGCCTGCGCCAAGCCGACGGATTGTGGCAGCGATTACCACTGGTGGCACAGAATAAAACGCGGGAAATGAGTCATATTTTCCCCTTTGGTGGTTTGGCAACAGCGGTCAATTTGGCGCAAAACATTACCGCGGCTATTCTGGAGTCTCATCCATCATGA